Proteins co-encoded in one Ziziphus jujuba cultivar Dongzao chromosome 9, ASM3175591v1 genomic window:
- the LOC107435557 gene encoding uncharacterized protein LOC107435557, translating into MATASSVTVSPATFTTAAGVASSKRRTTKKVHYISGMNSFGGLKAHNSVAALGVPVCTEESFAKVVSSLRSPSKGKGTSGGALSSTCNAAGEIFRIAAIINGLVLVGVAVGFVLLRMEAFVEESES; encoded by the coding sequence ATGGCAACAGCCTCATCTGTTACAGTCTCTCCTGCAACATTTACTACTGCTGCTGGTGTTGCCAGTTCCAAGAGAAGGACCACCAAGAAAGTGCATTACATATCAGGAATGAACTCCTTTGGTGGGCTTAAAGCCCACAACAGTGTAGCTGCTCTGGGAGTTCCAGTATGCACTGAGGAATCATTTGCAAAGGTTGTGAGCTCTTTGAGATCTCCATCAAAGGGAAAAGGAACAAGTGGGGGTGCTCTTTCTTCAACTTGTAATGCTGCGGGTGAGATTTTCAGGATTGCTGCAATTATCAATGGGCTTGTTCTAGTTGGTGTTGCTGTTGGGTTTGTTCTTCTTCGTATGGAAGCTTTTGTTGAGGAGTCCGAGTCCTGA
- the LOC107411209 gene encoding B3 domain-containing transcription factor VRN1, which translates to MPRPYFHKLVLSSTIQTKQLRIPESFVKKFRDELSTIATLNVPDGHVWRVGLKRVDNKYWFHDGWHGFVERYAIRVGYFLVFRYEGNSTFSVFIYNLNTSEINYQSNALSSPEAVYRNRYQVFEEMEDEDNVEILGSYVPSGSLKHKLFADCSDHLTQGKGFNPPSLQNLFNGSKQKNCISWGNEGNMHPGKVAGSLQAGNQSTRDIGVQFNVMELKRSVDEVKFHNSEANIQKIKKSIRKKRKMDADDEESSVPHEEDVEMRFRFYESASARKRTVTAEERERAINAAKAFEPANPFCRVVLRPSYLYRGCIMYLPSCFAEKNLNGVSGFIKLQTSDGRQWSVRCLYRGGRAKLSQGWYEFSLENHLGEGDVCVFELLKMRDIVLKVTVFRVAEEAGYMNQHQHQHQHHHHHHHQHHHHHPHTHPHQQHTVSHIKLIRN; encoded by the exons ATGCCACGCCCTTATTTTCACAAGCTGGTTCTCTCCTCCACCATCCAAACGAAACAGCtg AGGATCCCTGAAAGTTTTGTCAAGAAATTCAGAGATGAACTTTCTACTATTGCTACTCTCAATGTCCCTGATGGTCATGTTTGGCGTGTAGGGTTGAAAAGAGTTGACAACAAGTATTGGTTTCATGATGGTTGGCATGGATTTGTTGAACGTTATGCTATCCGTGTTGGGTACTTCTTAGTATTCCGATATGAAGGGAATTCAACTTTCagtgtttttatatataacttaaacACTTCTGAGATCAACTACCAATCGAATGCTCTTAGTAGTCCTGAAGCTGTTTATCGCAACCGATATCAAGTATTTGAAGAAATGGAAGATGAAGACAATGTTGAAATCTTGGGTTCCTATGTGCCTTCTGGCTCTTTAAAACATAAGCTTTTTGCAGACTGTTCAGATCACCTGACACAGGGAAAAGGTTTCAATCCTCCATCACTGCAGAATTTGTTTAATGGATCTAAACAAAAAAACTGCATAAGCTGGGGCAATGAAGGGAATATGCATCCAGGTAAGGTTGCTGGCAGTTTACAGGCAGGAAATCAATCTACTCGAGATATAGGTGTTCAGTTTAACGTCATGGAGCTCAAAAGGTCTGTGGATGAAGTCAAATTCCATAATTCAGAAGCaaatatacagaaaattaaaaaatccataCGGAAAAAGCGGAAAATGGATGCTG ATGATGAGGAGTCTTCCGTTCCACATGAAGAAGATGTAGAAATGcgatttagattttatgaaAGTGCTTCTGCTCGTAAGAGAACTGTGACGGCTGAAGAAAGAGAAAGGGCTATTAATGCAGCCAAAGCATTTGAGCCAGCTAACCCTTTCTGCAGGGTTGTCCTGCGACCATCCTATCTATACAGGGGGTGTATAATG TATTTGCCATCCTGCTTTGCTGAGAAGAACTTGAATGGGGTTTCAGGATTTATCAAACTCCAGACTTCCGATGGGAGACAGTGGTCTGTCCGATGCCTTTATAGAGGTGGTAGAGCTAAACTGAGCCAGGGTTGGTATGAATTTTCACTGGAGAATCATTTAGGGGAAGGAGATGTTTGTGTCTTCGAGTTGCTCAAGATGAGGGATATTGTGCTTAAGGTTACAGTATTTCGTGTTGCTGAAGAAGCCGGATATATGAACCAGCACCAGCACCAGCACCAgcaccatcaccatcaccatcaccagcatcatcaccatcacccacacacacacccacaccAACAGCATACTGTCAGCCACATTAAACTGATTAGAAACTAA